CGGCTGGTAGGACCCCAGAGACCCTACTGGGAGGACTGGTCCACTATATGCATTCCCCTTTGGAGTGAGCTATTACGCAATCCTTCATGGAGGTAACCCGAACAATAGGAAAACCAGTTACTGCAAcgcattaaaaaacacaaaatgtgtttACTCTTCAAATGGGTGCCACGTCGTAGCATTTCACTCTTACAGTATTTCACAAAATCATATTCACCCAAGCTGCTGCTGTCAAATGTTTACCTGGCCTTTAACTCTACTGTggatagagaaagagactgaCTGAATTTAGTTTTGCATGACCAAGAATGCAGATAAGGCGCATAAGGTCTTATAAAACTCAAACTGCTTGTAATGGATCGGAATATGGAAACACAGAAATGTCCCGGTAGGTTCCATCAGAAGTAATGctattttttaatacaaattCTCTGCAATAAATATCTtaatggaagtgtgtgtgtgtgtctttaacgAATCCAACGAGCCATTAACATCACTTCATATTACACTGAGATTCAAAAAAGTAGACAAAACAACAATTTTGAGCGGGTGCTGATagtaaaaaagatatatatatttattttataaaagtAAACCAAACGGTACAATTATAACAGTTATACAATTCATAAAACAATGTCATAGGGCTAACTACTTCTTGAGCTTCTTGTTCCATTTCTCCAGCCGTTGTTGCCTCTCCTTCACCAACTGCCACACCGTCACCGTGGCGCCTGGAAGGACAACGTCACGGTAACGGTCAGCCAAAGAGCGGCAAAACACACCGCCACGGAAACCACATTCACAGCGGGTTCTCACACACGGGTCCTACACACTTACCTGTGCGTTATTTTTtgcaaacgtttttgcaacgtaatgataggctatattttgcataGATTGTCACCATACTGTCACCaataacaatttcaacaattaaaatatttaccaCCTgagcagtattaaaaagcgggaGCAGAAGCCCTTCCACACTAGCAGGTCGTTCCAAACTCTGAACGCTACAAACTCTAGGCAGCACTCCaccctcatctccataggacgcgacaaGCAAGGGAAGTgttctagcaaggctgcagccttcactttgttAAACAGCCATTGCCTTTATAGTAGAGACCAATAAGAGAGGGAAGAATCCTCTGACCTTAACACAGACGGAGGGGGTCGTAGTCAGTACTAACACAGGTCGCGCTCATTACACTAATTAAGGGTCTGCTATTGTATGCACCAGGGTGAGCGGAGAAGACTCATCTACACTGGTTCAGTCTACTCCCTGTGCGCTGGTACATATAGTAGTAGCAGACCTAGGATCAGTGCGTTTGCTCCTGCGACGACGCCTCGGGGAAACTCCACGGGTGAAAGATGATTCTATTCAGGGTCTGGGTTTTTGTCAACGTCCCCTTAACGGTCGACCTCGGGTGGAACACCCGCCTTGACTGTCTTACCGACTGCGAGGATGATCAGATAGGTCTTCAGCAGGATGGGGACGCGGTTGGGAGAGGAGATTGGCAGCTGAAGACGCCCTCGGCCAGCCTTCTCTAAGTGACTCACTGCCTGGTACACTGTAACTCCTGGAAGAGAGGGGGCACTAAGAGAATCACGCCAATATCCACAACAGAATACTATCCCAACATTAGGACTCTCACAGTTTAGATTAGTATAAACTATGATAATAGGACAAAATAAGAAGACCGAATCGTGATCGTTTCAATAGTTGCCTTGATTTATTATATGTATtccttatataatatatataattgaaTAAACACATCTTGCACATTATCATgaatataaacaaaatatcTACTGTAAACCAGTCAAATTCTTTGTAATTATCCAACCAGTTAAAGGATATTCAAACCGACCAGACCAAACAATATGTGGGTGGGTTACGTAatattgtctctgtgtgtggttgctTCCCttgtaaactgtgtgtgtgcgtgtgtgtgtttgtgtgtcactgtcTGTCGCTGCAGTATAGTGGGAGTCGTATTGTCCAAACAGTGTTGCCATATGCTGTCCTCGCACACCCTTCCTGACATTTTATCGCCCGCTTGCAATCATGTGTTGCCCCAGACCGTTTCCTGCAtgcgctctctctttcctgAGGCTCATTTCAGTGCTTTTGTGACAAGCGTGTCTGTTCATGTAAAGTTCATCCGACAGTATTAAGACATCGTGCCATGCTATCCTTTTACTCTGGTAGCCGTATCCTGTAGTTAAAACGCAGTATTGTTGGACCGTTTAAACTCGTATAGAGTAACATTCAAAAGTTTGAAGAGTGTTCAGGCTAACAGGAGTTCAGGCTAAAAGGAGGGCTTTCTTAACCCAAGAAaacatacaaatatttattcaatgcATAAAGTGTTCAAAGGGAAATATGCTCTTGATTTGACATGCAATTATAATCCAAGAGCCTCTATTCTGCCGCTATTAAAaccttaacctcaacaaaaagACGTCATAAACCATTCACCCAGAAGCCACTAGGTTCATGACGCGGTGTCCTTTAGTGTCGGAGGTGCGTGGGGTTCACCTTCTGTGACGGCCGCCAGGATGTACGTGGGGACGTACAGCGTGTAGCGGTTCCACAGCATGTTCAGAGAAGGGGAGCCCATCACACACAGCAGCTCCTGGGGGTACCTGACCGTGCATCATCATCGTcagcaccatcatcatcatggtCATCATCATTACGACATTAAggccctcccccttgttttgaaggggtaaggggaaggggtaaggggtagaaatgggattgggccttaggccacCGCTGATAAAAACAGTCAATGatcaccccttaccccttccccttaccccttcaaaacaagggggagggggaaggggttaggggtagaaatgggattgggcctaaggtcTGGAATGGTTCTCTGATCATTGACTGTTTTTATCAGTGGTGCGATTATAAAAACGAAATGTTCTTAATGAACCTAAAAGCCTGTTCAAGTCCAACTTGGCTCTCACAAAAATCCCCTGTACAAAACGAAGTTACCAGTGGGTTGGATGAATACGGACTTTTCGAAGCAGTTGTCTAAAAGAGGTGTAAACATAGCGTTCCCCGAAGTCAAAAGAGAATGTTCTGCATACCTCAGCAGACCCAGGATGTTCCACAGGAAGAACTGTGCGCACACAACCGGTTTACTCTGAATCTCCTCCATCATGACTATAGTGAACAGCAGAAGAttcctctccaccacctggAGTGGAGACACACCCAGATTaaaacccaaccacacacacgcgcttcgTTCTTAtcgacttttactttgaaaagaaaaacaaggggGGTTGCACCAACTTGAAAGAGGCGAGGGAGAATCCAGCTCTTGTCGATGCCATCTGCGATATGAAACAGCTCAAGCACCGTGAAAAGCTGACACAGGGACATGACGACTCCGATGGAGTAAAACGTATCCGCCAAGGCATCTGTAAATAAAAAGAGATAACAGATGAGTCCCATCCCAAGACAGGACGTCCGTTAACCAGGTTTAGGGGAGTGGAGGGTATGATCATTGTAAATATTCCCCACCTCGACCAAACATGAGAAACCTGACCGTCATGTTGGCCAGTATCCACGTGTGGGCACAAAACTGGAACATGTTGTACGTGAATACATAGAGAAACCGGGCAGTGAACCTGCAAGAAGATAAGTTATACGACACGTTACTATAAGCTATAAGCGGTGAACATCGAAAGTATAGAGGAACCACGGTTAACCTAAACTCGGATTTCCAAACCCACCCCAGCACGTACATGCTGAGAAATGCAAGGAATGCACCGCAATAAGTCAACAGCACGATTGAATTGTAGGCTACTTGTATATTGGTAACTTAACCTAATTCTAAGTGTTGGTTGTTTTGTTGCTTACCACATTTTGAGTCCCTGTAGTGCAGCCTGGGCGTGCGACTGCTGCTGCAactttttgtgtgttgtgtttatgtttatgtgcgtgggtgtttgtgggttggccgttttttttctctctctttttggcACACTTCTGTAGGGAAGGAGTTTCCAAACGCAAAAACCTGATATTGGAGGCTATGTAGGACATAATTAACATTCTTCACACATGCAGATAACATCTACACTTTTATTTACACTTTCTagcacacacgtgcaaacacagtcactctctctctctctctctctctctctctctctctctctctctctctctctctcagtattaATGTGATATTTCCTGTCAAatagaaatacatttgaaatagaTTTAAATAATTGGAAAAAAAGAGATGACCACACAAACCTCCGTAAAGTATGTGTTATGTCCGACAGGATAAGAAGTGTAAACTGACACCAGCCAACCTATTAGTCAGCATTTCTCCAGTTTGGCCACAAGGGGGCACTGCAGAGTTAGGTCTGctaaaatgtttatatttactTCAACTAGAAATGAATAATATGAACAGGTGGGGAGACATAAAATCTATAGGGTAAAATAAATCGTTTACTTTATTTTCTGTAATGATTTTGAACAGTTTTTTGGCGCAGTAAATAGCCCTAATATATCGTTCCAGATGTCATATGCACAATATGTCAGGAGAACTgtacattttgtttgtgtggtgaGACAGAGGTGTTCGACAGCATCACTGAATAAAGCTTTATATTTGTAACGTaatcaaatatatacacattaaataaaaaatacaatatagAAAAGTAAATAATTAATACAGCCACAAATCCCTTCAGAGACTACAACAGCAAGGACAATAGCCCAAACCAAGTAGGCCTACGTCTTAAGTGGTACTGAGATTAAGTAATCTTTGGACTTCTTGACAGCATCCTGATGGCCGGCAGGTATGATGTTCAGCATTCTGACGGCCTCCAAGTAGAACCTGTTCTGTAACCAGTTGTTTCTGGATCGGTGCTTGTAGAAATTCCTCAAGATTTTTGGGTGGAAGATGAATCCTTTGCGTCTCCTCAAGAAGCAAAGTCCTTGACGAGCAGATTTCAACACCGTACGAGTGTGTGGAGAGACCAGGTCAGGGCATCGAAGAGGTGACCGCCAAGGAACGACCGACCTCCCGagttatagtattattatttgggctcatattttcttgacaaagACTGAACTGGTCAGCAAACGGAGAAGCCCCGTGGTTCATCAAGGACTCCCACCAGAGACTCCCACACCTGGCTGGCGGTGCCACAGCCTCAGTAGAGCAGTCGACTCTAGTGGCCTGTTGTCTGTCTTCCTAGCTGCCTCTATTCCTGGATGCCTGCTGTCTGCCCTTATTCCTTCCACTATTGCACTTCttagtattgttattattattattccatttTCTATATTTCTATTGTTTCGATTATATTGTGTTTCATGGATATTTATAACTAGTTTGCTGCTGCTAGGCCCAGGAGCTAGAACAGAATATATTGTACGGCCCTTATATTACGTGTACTATAGAGTGAAAGCTGTCCCTTACTCTTCAGGCCCTAGGAATCAGCCATCCATTTGGAACAGTTATTCTATTCTGCTGTTCACACAGAAATGTAACGTAGGACTAATGAACTCCTAAGCTGCTTAGCTTATCTCCCCACTGTAACACTTTTTAACACTTTATAACTTGCCACTTTATACCAGTCGACATCTGGATAAACACGtctgtttacattttacatttattttgtttggcaTTTAGGTCTCTGCTCTCCTACTTTTGTTCCTC
This is a stretch of genomic DNA from Gadus chalcogrammus isolate NIFS_2021 chromosome 17, NIFS_Gcha_1.0, whole genome shotgun sequence. It encodes these proteins:
- the hacd4 gene encoding very-long-chain (3R)-3-hydroxyacyl-CoA dehydratase 4, with translation MWFTARFLYVFTYNMFQFCAHTWILANMTVRFLMFGRDALADTFYSIGVVMSLCQLFTVLELFHIADGIDKSWILPRLFQVVERNLLLFTIVMMEEIQSKPVVCAQFFLWNILGLLRYPQELLCVMGSPSLNMLWNRYTLYVPTYILAAVTEGVTVYQAVSHLEKAGRGRLQLPISSPNRVPILLKTYLIILAVGATVTVWQLVKERQQRLEKWNKKLKK